From one Maniola jurtina chromosome 5, ilManJurt1.1, whole genome shotgun sequence genomic stretch:
- the LOC123865554 gene encoding protein FAM183A-like, translated as MGEGKCTFGTRMPIDIHMLNEIIYREVKHFRNYKIYRPNFGSMPVAGKFYAAHDQLKAESKEQTEKVENYTKNVSQTRSKGPHSKYPSAATENQEYGWYYKPLIAMDRNDKRFYHPKKESKHTKIEIIILSSNPKSRAKS; from the exons ATGGGCGAAGGAAAATGCACTTTCGGCACTCGAATGCCCATAGACATCCACATGCTCAACGAAATCATCTACAGAGAAGTGAAACACTTCCGCAACTACAAGATATACAGGCCTAACTTTGGTT CCATGCCAGTGGCCGGTAAATTCTACGCAGCTCACGATCAACTCAAAGCAGAGTCCAAGGAACAAACTGAAAAAGTGGAGAACTACACCAAAAATGTCTCCCAGACCAGGTCTAAGGGACCACATAGCAAGTATCCTTCGGCTGCTACAGAAAACCAAGA GTACGGCTGGTACTATAAGCCTCTGATCGCGATGGATCGCAATGACAAACGCTTTTACCATCCAAAGAAAGAGAGCAAGCATACCAAGATCGAAATCATAATTTTATCTTCCAATCCTAAGAGTAGAGCTAAATCGTAA
- the LOC123865562 gene encoding coiled-coil domain-containing protein 103, with protein sequence MDKPLDRDDITAMESQLKQSVEEDRKYWRVNTVKCDAIHTAKTYEEFADRVAAAHLRPLEKADFSKKVSRGWNKYATPDLHE encoded by the exons ATGGATAAGCCCCTCGATCGAGACGACATAACAGCGATGGAGAGTCAGCTGAAGCAGAGCGTGGAAGAGGACCGCAAGTACTGGCGTGTTAACACCGTGAAGTGCGATGCGATCCACACTGCTAAAACTTATGAGGAATTTGC GGACCGTGTAGCTGCTGCTCATTTACGCCCTTTGGAAAAAGCAGATTTTTCCAAGAAAGTGTCAAGGGGTTGGAACAAGTATGCAACTCCAGATCTTCACGAGTGa